GAGTAAATAAATTATATATCTCTCCCTATCATTAAATATCCCACTTTTTTCAATCAGGTCAATAATTGTCTCATCATCTACCATTTGATTCTCTGGTATATCCCAATTATTGTGTTGCGCTCTTATTTCTTCAATACTTATTATATTAAACCTCTCACGATTTTTACGGATATAATTCTTAATGTAAAAATAACAGCCCTGTAATATATAACTATCTGTTTTATCATCTAATTTTCCCTCTTTAAAATCCAACCAGAGATGCAATAATATCTCCTGATAGAGGTCATCTCTATCAAAGTATAATCCATTCTTTTCCACCTTCCTAACAATACACTTAATTTTACAATCTATTCTTTTAATAATATCCTGCCATTCCATAACATCCCTTGAGAATAAACTCTTTTCTCTTTTCATCATCTTATTCATAACCATCCCTTATAAATAAAAAAGGTGTCCTCACCACCAGCGGTGGTAAGGACACCCTCTGTCCT
The nucleotide sequence above comes from bacterium. Encoded proteins:
- a CDS encoding sigma-70 family RNA polymerase sigma factor, which codes for MNKMMKREKSLFSRDVMEWQDIIKRIDCKIKCIVRKVEKNGLYFDRDDLYQEILLHLWLDFKEGKLDDKTDSYILQGCYFYIKNYIRKNRERFNIISIEEIRAQHNNWDIPENQMVDDETIIDLIEKSGIFNDRERYIIYLLLEGFTIREIGNKLGVSHVMVIKIKHRLETKLKSYFKDTGVTIAKEFLLV